A window from Salvia miltiorrhiza cultivar Shanhuang (shh) chromosome 2, IMPLAD_Smil_shh, whole genome shotgun sequence encodes these proteins:
- the LOC131013598 gene encoding 3-oxoacyl-[acyl-carrier-protein] synthase I, chloroplastic-like: MQSLNSVALRPSPLDPLRSGALPGSTSARLPAKKKLPFKVSASAAAAPKRETDPKKRVVITGMGLVSVFGNEVDAYYEKLLSGESGITLIDRFDASKFPTRFGGQIRGFNSEGYIDGKNDRRLDDCLRYCIVAGKKALESADLGGEKINKIDKIRGGVLVGTGMGGLQVFSDGVKALIEKGHRKITPFFIPYAITNMASALLAIDLGLMGPNYSISTACATSNYCFYAAANHIRRGEADLMIAGGTEAAIIPIGLGGFVACRALSQRNDDPQTASRPWDQDRDGFVMGEGAGVLVMESLEHAMKRGAPIVAEYLGGAVNCDAYHMTDPRADGLGVSSCIQSALEDAGVSPEEVNYINAHATSTIVGDLAELNAIKKVFKNTSGIKINATKSMIGHCLGAAGGLEAIATVKAITMGWLHPTINQFNREPSVDFDTVANEKQQHDINVAISNSFGFGGHNSVVAFSAFKP, encoded by the exons ATGCAATCCCTCAACTCCGTCGCGCTCCGCCCCTCCCCTCTCGACCCGCTCCGCTCCGGCGCCCTGCCTGGGAGCACCAGCGCCAGGCTTCCCGCCAAGAAGAAGCTCCCATTCAAGGtctccgcctccgccgccgcggcGCCCAAGCGGGAGACGGACCCCAAGAAGCGCGTGGTGATCACGGGCATGGGGCTGGTCTCCGTGTTCGGGAACGAGGTTGACGCCTACTACGAGAAGCTGCTGAGCGGCGAGAGCGGCATCACACTGATCGATAGATTCGATGCGTCCAAGTTCCCCACCCGCTTCGGCGGCCAGATTCGTGGCTTCAATTCCGAGGGCTACATTGACGGGAAGAATGATCGGAGATTGGACGATTGCTTGAGGTATTGCATTGTCGCCGGGAAGAAGGCGCTCGAGAGCGCAGATCTTGGCGGGGAGAAGATCAATAAG ATTGATAAGATCCGAGGTGGTGTTCTGGTCGGGACGGGAATGGGTGGTCTTCAAGTATTCTCCGATGGCGTCAAGGCTCTAATAGAGAAAGGTCACCGGAAAATAACTCCGTTTTTCATACCTTACGCTATAACAAACATGGCCTCTGCTTTGCTTGCAATTGATCTTGGCTTGATGGGACCCAACTATTCGATTTCCACTGCTTGTGCCACCTCGAATTATTGTTTCTATGCGGCTGCCAACCACATCCGCAGGGGAGAAGCTGATTTGATGATTGCTGGTGGAACTGAAGCTGCAATTATTCCTATTGGATTGGGTGGTTTTGTTGCTTGCAGAGCGTTGTCACAAAGAAACGACGATCCACAAACTGCTTCAAGGCCCTGGGACCAAGATCGAGATGGTTTTGTTATGGGCGAAGGTGCTGGAGTTTTG GTGATGGAAAGTTTGGAGCACGCAATGAAACGAGGGGCGCCAATCGTTGCTGAATATTTGGGAGGTGCGGTAAATTGTGATGCGTATCATATGACAGATCCTAGAGCTGATGGACTTGGAGTCTCGTCGTGTATTCAGAGTGCCCTCGAAGATGCTGGCGTTTCACCCGAAGAG GTTAACTACATAAATGCACACGCTACTTCCACGATCGTGGGTGATTTAGCCGAGCTAAACGCTATTAAGAAGGTATTCAAGAATACTTCTGGGATCAAAATAAATGCAACTAAG TCGATGATAGGGCACTGTCTTGGCGCTGCTGGTGGTTTGGAAGCTATTGCAACAGTAAAAGCAATTACAATGGGATGGCTTCATCCCACCATAAATCAATTT AACCGAGAGCCGTCTGTAGATTTTGACACCGTTGCAAATGAAAAACAGCAGCACGACATCAATGTTG CAATCTCGAACTCCTTTGGATTTGGAGGTCACAACTCTGTTGTCGCGTTCTCTGCATTCAAGCCATGA